One region of Clostridiales bacterium genomic DNA includes:
- a CDS encoding aspartate-semialdehyde dehydrogenase, which yields MKQYRVAILGASGAVGQEMMKILAERKFPVGELHLLASARSAGKVVSWQGQNIALEEATDAAFSGMDIVLGAAENDIAERFAPAIVRSGAVFVDNSSAFRLDPNVPLVVPEINAGDVKLHHGIISNPNCSTIITLTAINALRKLSPIRDMVVSTYQAVSGAGAGGPIELQNEVDALRAGKSYAPKVFAHQIAYNVIPQIGGEQCDGYTSEEMKLQNEGRKILHLPDMNVSCTCVRVPVVRSHSISAAVHFVHHISVDEARAAIAAAPGCRLVDDLDALQYPMPLDTSDQDLVFVGRIRPDLTDPNGLCLWCCGDQVRKGAATNCVQIAELLIQNA from the coding sequence ATGAAGCAGTATCGCGTAGCCATTCTCGGCGCCAGCGGCGCCGTCGGGCAGGAAATGATGAAGATCCTCGCCGAGCGCAAGTTCCCCGTCGGGGAGCTGCACTTGCTCGCAAGCGCCCGCTCGGCCGGCAAGGTCGTGTCGTGGCAGGGACAGAATATCGCCCTCGAGGAGGCGACGGACGCCGCCTTCTCCGGCATGGACATCGTCCTCGGCGCGGCGGAAAACGACATTGCCGAGCGCTTCGCCCCTGCGATCGTGCGCTCCGGCGCCGTGTTCGTGGATAACTCCTCGGCCTTTCGCTTGGACCCAAACGTACCGCTCGTCGTGCCGGAGATCAACGCCGGAGACGTGAAGCTGCACCACGGCATCATCTCGAACCCCAACTGCTCGACCATCATCACGCTGACCGCCATCAACGCGCTGCGCAAGCTCTCACCCATCCGCGACATGGTCGTGTCGACGTATCAGGCCGTATCCGGCGCGGGCGCGGGCGGCCCGATCGAGCTGCAAAACGAGGTCGACGCCCTGCGTGCCGGCAAGAGCTACGCGCCGAAGGTGTTCGCGCACCAGATCGCCTACAACGTCATCCCGCAGATCGGCGGCGAGCAGTGCGACGGCTACACCTCCGAGGAGATGAAGCTCCAGAACGAGGGCCGCAAGATCCTGCACCTGCCGGACATGAACGTCTCGTGCACCTGCGTGCGCGTGCCCGTCGTGCGCAGTCACTCCATCTCCGCCGCCGTGCACTTCGTGCACCACATCTCCGTTGACGAGGCGCGCGCGGCCATCGCCGCCGCCCCCGGCTGCCGCCTTGTGGATGATCTCGACGCGCTGCAGTATCCCATGCCGCTCGACACGTCGGATCAGGATCTCGTGTTCGTCGGCCGCATCCGCCCCGACCTGACCGACCCCAACGGCCTGTGCCTCTGGTGCTGCGGCGATCAGGTGCGCAAGGGCGCGGCCACCAACTGCGTGCAGATCGCGGAGCTGCTGATCCAAAACGCCTGA
- a CDS encoding acyltransferase, whose amino-acid sequence MNERPHVDYFDGLRIFAALCVIFMHTAAGPLRAGVNTDWHLLNVCTSLAFTAVPLFFMMSGYLLMTSRKTADISVLLRHRLPRLVVPLAGWTVVAVLWQMFLAHTLTPGAIWAQLVTALHGPVMVHFWYLYTLIALYALSPILYGGIQVLGKSGRVYLFVLAAAVSAHTILMTVLPDGAAQYVDLDIFDKLKIFGGHMATFVLGYLLGSYEKEIPNWLLALGAVVLLAVISVGTWVRTVRTGEFNQSFQNQSAGFEIVLASCIFLLCKQTCNRPPRAWVKAVTGPVVALSMAIYLMHNIFLSMLFSVGVSVHSFGSTVGVTLLAFAACFVVTKTVATIRPLCYLATGKTYAEACRSCNWVYTFRRLRGHSAAEK is encoded by the coding sequence TTGAACGAACGACCGCACGTGGATTACTTTGACGGCCTGCGCATTTTCGCCGCGCTGTGCGTCATTTTCATGCATACGGCGGCGGGCCCGCTGCGCGCCGGCGTCAACACGGACTGGCACCTGCTCAACGTATGCACGTCGCTCGCTTTTACGGCGGTGCCGCTGTTTTTCATGATGTCGGGCTATCTGCTCATGACGAGCCGGAAAACGGCCGACATTTCCGTCCTGCTGCGCCACCGGCTGCCGCGGCTGGTCGTGCCGCTCGCGGGCTGGACGGTCGTGGCCGTGCTGTGGCAGATGTTTCTGGCGCACACGCTCACGCCCGGCGCCATCTGGGCGCAGCTCGTCACGGCGCTGCACGGTCCGGTCATGGTGCACTTCTGGTATCTGTATACGCTCATTGCGCTCTATGCGCTCTCGCCGATCCTCTACGGCGGGATCCAGGTGCTCGGCAAGTCCGGGCGGGTGTATCTGTTCGTGCTGGCGGCGGCCGTGTCGGCGCATACGATCCTGATGACGGTGCTGCCGGATGGTGCGGCGCAGTATGTCGATCTGGACATTTTCGACAAGCTCAAGATCTTCGGTGGGCACATGGCCACGTTCGTGCTCGGCTACCTGCTCGGCAGCTACGAAAAAGAGATCCCAAACTGGCTGCTTGCGCTCGGCGCGGTCGTGCTGCTCGCGGTGATCTCGGTCGGTACGTGGGTGCGCACGGTGCGCACGGGGGAGTTCAACCAGAGCTTCCAGAACCAGAGCGCCGGGTTCGAGATCGTGCTGGCATCGTGTATTTTCCTGCTGTGCAAGCAGACGTGCAATCGCCCGCCGCGCGCATGGGTCAAGGCCGTCACCGGCCCGGTCGTCGCGCTGTCGATGGCGATCTACCTCATGCACAACATCTTCCTGAGTATGCTGTTTTCCGTTGGTGTGTCGGTGCACTCGTTCGGCAGCACGGTGGGCGTGACGCTGCTGGCGTTCGCCGCCTGCTTTGTCGTGACCAAGACGGTCGCAACCATCCGGCCGCTGTGTTATCTCGCCACGGGCAAGACCTATGCCGAGGCGTGCCGCAGCTGCAACTGGGTGTATACGTTCCGCAGACTGCGCGGGCACAGCGCGGCGGAAAAGTGA
- a CDS encoding MBL fold metallo-hydrolase yields MLIKCLPVGHLMTNCYIVTDETTLECAVIDPGDESNTILYYLEDNHLTCRAILLTHGHYDHTGAVYAVHEETGAPVYMNALDAGTAVAFDSYTFTPPEGTIFYKEGDEVKVGNLTFRVMETPGHTPGGVTLICGDALFTGDTLFAGSCGRTDFAGGSMEVELQSLAKIAALPGDYEVYPGHMDCSTLETERRFNPYLTALQNRGQ; encoded by the coding sequence ATGCTCATCAAATGTCTGCCCGTCGGGCACCTCATGACCAACTGCTACATCGTCACGGACGAGACCACGCTCGAGTGCGCCGTCATCGACCCCGGCGACGAGTCTAACACCATCCTCTACTACCTCGAGGACAACCACCTCACCTGCCGCGCCATCCTGCTCACGCACGGCCACTACGACCACACCGGTGCCGTCTACGCCGTGCACGAGGAGACCGGTGCGCCCGTGTACATGAACGCGCTCGACGCAGGCACGGCCGTCGCCTTCGACAGCTACACGTTCACCCCGCCCGAGGGCACGATCTTTTATAAGGAGGGCGACGAGGTCAAGGTCGGCAATCTGACCTTCCGCGTCATGGAAACGCCCGGCCACACGCCCGGCGGCGTGACGCTCATCTGCGGCGACGCGCTCTTCACCGGCGACACGCTCTTCGCCGGTTCGTGCGGCCGCACGGATTTCGCCGGCGGCAGCATGGAGGTCGAGCTGCAGTCGCTGGCCAAGATCGCGGCTCTGCCCGGCGATTACGAGGTCTACCCCGGCCACATGGATTGCTCCACGCTCGAGACCGAGCGCCGCTTCAACCCCTACCTGACCGCGCTGCAAAACCGCGGACAGTAA
- a CDS encoding homoserine dehydrogenase: MNIGLLGFGVVGRGVYDMLAGRDDIRAVWVLCRRDLGELTARTTYEMQDILDDPAVDTVVEVMGGLHPAYEYVAAALRAGKNVVSSNKYLMCRYYDELTALANEHGAALRCTAAVGGGIPWLTNLEKAAHANHISRVWGILNGTTNYIMDAMHGSDADFADVLAQAQALGYAEADPSADIDGLDIQRKLILSANVAFGVSLREADVPVFGIRNVRKADIARFQAHGCTCKLIAAAEQKGGSIRAYVEPTLLSHDALEAAVPANFNLISMEGDRMGVQSFFGQGAGRYPTAYNVVQDLVDIRRGVHAFYTDSFVPAVPDNSGVQHRYYVRTRAALPELAALAEGDWDGAVITQPVPVSRMHALMAQALVQDSESFFAALQ, translated from the coding sequence ATGAACATCGGACTTCTGGGCTTTGGCGTTGTCGGCAGGGGCGTTTACGATATGCTCGCCGGCCGGGACGATATCCGCGCGGTGTGGGTGCTGTGCCGGCGCGATCTCGGCGAGCTGACGGCCCGAACCACCTACGAGATGCAGGACATTCTCGACGACCCGGCGGTGGACACCGTCGTGGAGGTTATGGGCGGCCTGCACCCGGCGTATGAATACGTGGCGGCCGCGCTGCGCGCCGGGAAGAACGTGGTGTCCTCGAACAAATACCTCATGTGCCGGTACTACGACGAACTCACCGCGCTCGCCAATGAGCACGGCGCAGCACTGCGGTGCACGGCGGCGGTCGGCGGCGGCATCCCGTGGCTGACGAATCTTGAAAAGGCCGCGCACGCCAACCACATCTCCCGCGTCTGGGGCATCCTCAACGGCACGACCAACTACATCATGGACGCGATGCACGGCAGCGACGCCGACTTTGCCGACGTGCTCGCGCAGGCGCAGGCGCTCGGCTATGCCGAGGCCGACCCCTCGGCCGATATCGACGGGCTGGACATTCAGCGCAAGCTGATCCTGTCCGCCAACGTGGCCTTCGGCGTGTCGCTGCGCGAGGCGGACGTGCCGGTGTTCGGCATCCGCAATGTGCGCAAGGCGGACATCGCCCGCTTTCAGGCGCACGGCTGCACGTGCAAGCTGATCGCAGCGGCCGAGCAGAAAGGCGGCAGCATCCGCGCCTACGTCGAGCCGACGCTGCTGAGCCATGACGCGCTCGAGGCAGCCGTGCCCGCGAACTTCAACCTCATCAGCATGGAGGGCGACCGCATGGGCGTGCAGAGCTTCTTCGGTCAGGGCGCGGGCCGCTACCCGACGGCCTACAACGTCGTGCAGGATCTCGTGGATATCCGCCGCGGCGTGCATGCGTTTTACACCGACTCGTTCGTTCCAGCCGTACCGGACAATTCCGGCGTGCAGCACCGCTACTACGTGCGCACGCGCGCCGCGCTGCCGGAGCTGGCCGCCCTCGCCGAGGGCGACTGGGACGGTGCGGTCATCACGCAGCCCGTGCCCGTGAGCCGGATGCACGCGCTCATGGCGCAGGCGCTGGTGCAGGACAGCGAGAGCTTCTTTGCCGCGCTGCAGTAA
- a CDS encoding bifunctional (p)ppGpp synthetase/guanosine-3',5'-bis(diphosphate) 3'-pyrophosphohydrolase — protein sequence MSEATRAENVAPKPYDLEAHYQELEQKITAAGIPADLGRVRAAFECADRAHSGQKRRDGSPYVSHCIAAAIITAEMGLDEDSIIAALLHDTIEDTSLTHEDIARSFGTSVADIVEGVTKLTRVQYTSVEEQQMENMRKMLLAMAKDIRVILIKMADRLHNMRTMAYQSEEKQRIKSLETMEIYAPIAHRLGMQKIKWELEDLSLLYLDPTGYKAITDALDQRMPTLEKFMGEMRTQIRERLEADGVHATISSRIKHIYSIYRKMYAQKLDINGIFDLCAFRVIVDTIPDCYNVLGIIHDMYKPLPGRFKDYISTPKPNMYQSVHTTVIGSEGIPFEVQIRTWEMHMTAEYGVAAHWKYKTGSGEGTKPGDEEKFAWIRRLLETQQESDAQDFFHNLKVDMFADEVFVFSPKGDVINLPAGATPIDFAYSIHSAIGNSMVGATVNGRIVNFDYVLQNGDIVDIRTSKNAPGPSRDWLNLAKSGAARTKIKQWFKKERREENIVHGKEQFERELRANGIAPADIMGDEILPLILKRLAFTSLDDLYAAIGYGGVTATRTVNRIRDEILRNQKANQKNAIDRINEAAERRNKRPRHAVHGILVEGLDNCLIKFSRCCTPVPGDSIIGFITRGAGVSIHRTDCENYLASRDNPETAGRWIRVSWAERTTDAYSTTLMMLSAQRSGLVMDVATALNTLNAKVRTLTARDVDSGRSTITITVEVHDLAELRTIISRLSAIRGVIRISRSGASDPAKAAAHTAELQAEQEKKAKQEGKA from the coding sequence ATGTCTGAAGCGACCCGCGCCGAAAACGTGGCCCCGAAGCCCTACGACCTTGAGGCCCACTATCAGGAGCTGGAACAGAAGATCACCGCCGCCGGCATCCCGGCCGATCTTGGCCGCGTGCGCGCGGCCTTCGAGTGCGCCGACCGGGCCCACTCCGGCCAGAAGCGCCGCGACGGCTCGCCCTACGTGTCGCACTGCATCGCCGCCGCCATCATCACGGCGGAGATGGGGCTCGACGAGGACTCGATCATCGCCGCGCTGCTGCACGACACGATCGAGGACACCTCGCTCACGCACGAGGACATTGCGCGCAGCTTCGGCACCTCGGTGGCCGACATCGTCGAGGGCGTCACGAAGCTCACGCGCGTGCAGTACACGAGCGTCGAAGAGCAGCAGATGGAAAACATGCGCAAGATGCTCCTGGCCATGGCCAAGGACATCCGCGTCATCCTCATCAAGATGGCCGACCGCCTGCACAACATGCGCACAATGGCCTACCAGAGCGAGGAAAAGCAGCGCATCAAGTCCCTCGAGACGATGGAGATCTACGCCCCCATCGCGCACCGCCTCGGCATGCAGAAGATCAAGTGGGAGCTCGAAGACCTCTCGCTGCTGTATCTCGACCCCACGGGCTACAAGGCCATCACGGACGCGCTCGATCAGCGCATGCCGACACTCGAAAAATTCATGGGCGAGATGCGCACGCAGATCCGCGAGCGTCTGGAGGCAGACGGCGTGCACGCGACGATCTCGAGCCGCATCAAGCACATCTACAGCATCTACCGCAAAATGTACGCGCAAAAGCTCGACATCAACGGCATTTTCGACCTGTGCGCGTTTCGCGTCATCGTGGACACGATCCCCGACTGCTACAACGTGCTCGGCATCATCCACGATATGTATAAGCCGCTGCCCGGCCGCTTCAAGGACTACATCAGCACGCCGAAACCGAACATGTACCAGAGTGTGCACACGACGGTCATCGGCTCGGAGGGCATCCCGTTCGAGGTGCAGATCCGCACCTGGGAGATGCACATGACGGCGGAGTACGGCGTTGCGGCACACTGGAAATACAAGACCGGCAGCGGCGAGGGCACGAAGCCCGGCGACGAGGAGAAGTTCGCCTGGATCCGCCGCCTGCTCGAGACGCAGCAGGAGTCCGACGCGCAGGACTTTTTCCACAACCTGAAGGTGGATATGTTCGCCGACGAGGTGTTCGTGTTCTCGCCGAAGGGCGATGTCATCAATCTGCCCGCCGGCGCGACGCCGATCGACTTTGCCTACAGCATCCACTCCGCGATCGGCAACAGCATGGTCGGTGCGACGGTCAACGGCCGCATCGTGAACTTCGACTACGTGCTGCAAAACGGCGACATTGTCGACATCCGCACGTCGAAAAACGCGCCCGGCCCGAGCCGCGACTGGCTGAACCTCGCCAAGAGCGGCGCCGCGCGCACGAAGATCAAGCAGTGGTTCAAAAAAGAGCGCCGCGAGGAGAACATCGTCCACGGCAAGGAGCAGTTTGAGCGCGAGCTGCGCGCCAACGGCATCGCCCCGGCCGACATCATGGGCGACGAGATCCTGCCGCTGATCCTCAAGCGGCTGGCCTTCACCTCGCTCGACGATCTGTACGCCGCCATCGGCTACGGCGGCGTGACCGCCACGCGCACCGTCAACCGCATCCGCGATGAGATCCTGCGCAACCAGAAGGCCAACCAGAAAAACGCCATCGACCGCATCAACGAGGCGGCCGAGCGCCGCAACAAGCGCCCGCGCCACGCCGTGCACGGCATCCTCGTCGAGGGGCTGGACAACTGCCTCATCAAATTCTCCCGCTGCTGCACGCCGGTGCCCGGCGACAGCATCATCGGCTTCATCACGCGCGGCGCGGGCGTGTCCATCCACCGCACGGACTGCGAAAACTATCTCGCCAGCCGCGACAATCCGGAGACCGCCGGCCGCTGGATCCGCGTGAGCTGGGCCGAGCGCACCACCGATGCCTACAGCACGACGCTCATGATGCTCAGCGCGCAGCGCTCGGGCCTCGTCATGGACGTGGCCACGGCGCTCAACACGCTCAACGCCAAGGTGCGCACGCTCACCGCGCGCGACGTGGACAGCGGCCGCTCGACCATCACGATCACCGTCGAGGTGCACGACCTGGCTGAGCTGCGCACGATCATCAGCCGCCTGAGCGCCATCCGCGGCGTCATCCGCATCTCGCGCAGCGGCGCGTCCGACCCCGCAAAAGCCGCCGCGCACACCGCCGAGCTGCAGGCGGAACAGGAAAAGAAGGCCAAACAGGAGGGCAAAGCATGA
- a CDS encoding aspartate kinase — protein sequence MLKVAKFGGSSMADAKQFEKVRDIVRADPARKVIVVSAAGKRSADDHKLTDLLYLCYAHLQYGVNCDAVFQMICDRYIAIRDECGLNVDIEAELDVLRRQMRAGISEEELVSRGEYFSALLMADYLGYSFLDAELWVRFQFDGSIDKEASYAALRRLADGRSVVIPGFYGVTPDRKIRTFSRGGSDITGALAAAALDADVYENWTDVSGILMADPRIVPDPLPIERITYNELRELSFVGAQVLHEGTVFPVREKNIPLNIRNTNDPDHPGTLIMESFDDVDDGRLITGIAGKKNYSIITIAKSGMSSSVGTFRHVFEVFERHGVSIEYAPSGIDCLSLVVSSEKVAPCLYSILGELEKQLHPDNLHMTENISIVAAVGRKMAFRPGTSGRIFAALGEHGINIRMISQGPDELNIIVGVDTKDFAPAIQVLYNSFVK from the coding sequence ATGCTGAAGGTTGCAAAATTCGGCGGCTCGTCGATGGCGGACGCCAAGCAGTTTGAAAAAGTGCGCGACATCGTGCGCGCCGACCCCGCGCGGAAGGTGATCGTCGTGTCCGCCGCCGGCAAGCGCAGCGCGGACGACCACAAGCTCACAGACCTGCTGTACCTGTGCTACGCGCACCTGCAGTACGGCGTGAACTGCGACGCCGTCTTTCAGATGATCTGCGATCGCTACATCGCCATCCGCGACGAATGCGGCCTGAACGTCGATATCGAGGCCGAGCTCGACGTGCTGCGCCGGCAGATGCGCGCCGGCATCTCGGAAGAGGAGCTCGTGTCGCGCGGCGAATATTTCTCCGCCCTGCTCATGGCGGACTACCTCGGCTACTCGTTTCTGGACGCGGAGCTGTGGGTGCGCTTTCAGTTTGACGGCTCGATCGACAAGGAGGCGTCCTACGCCGCGCTCCGGCGGCTGGCCGACGGGCGCAGCGTTGTCATCCCCGGCTTTTACGGCGTGACGCCCGACCGCAAGATCCGCACCTTTTCCCGCGGCGGCAGCGACATCACCGGCGCGCTCGCGGCCGCGGCGCTCGATGCCGACGTGTACGAAAACTGGACGGACGTGTCCGGCATCCTTATGGCCGACCCCCGCATCGTGCCCGACCCGCTGCCCATCGAGCGCATCACCTATAACGAGCTGCGTGAGCTGAGCTTCGTCGGCGCGCAGGTGCTGCATGAGGGCACGGTCTTCCCCGTGCGCGAGAAGAATATCCCGCTCAACATCCGCAACACCAACGACCCCGACCACCCCGGCACGCTCATCATGGAGTCGTTCGACGACGTGGACGACGGTCGGCTCATCACCGGCATCGCGGGCAAGAAAAACTACTCTATCATCACGATCGCCAAGTCCGGTATGTCCTCGAGCGTGGGCACGTTCCGGCATGTGTTCGAAGTGTTCGAGCGCCACGGCGTGAGCATCGAGTACGCCCCTAGCGGCATCGACTGCCTGTCGCTCGTCGTCTCGAGCGAAAAGGTCGCCCCCTGCCTGTACTCCATCCTCGGCGAGCTGGAAAAGCAGCTGCACCCGGACAATCTGCACATGACGGAGAACATCTCCATCGTCGCGGCCGTCGGCCGGAAGATGGCCTTCCGCCCCGGCACGTCGGGCCGCATCTTCGCCGCGCTCGGCGAGCACGGCATCAACATCCGCATGATCTCGCAGGGGCCGGATGAGCTCAACATCATCGTCGGCGTGGATACGAAGGATTTCGCGCCCGCCATCCAGGTCCTGTACAACAGCTTTGTGAAATAA
- a CDS encoding helix-turn-helix domain-containing protein, translating to MRDIGANIRRARVRRKLTQDDLAQTVHTTRQTISNYETGRSRPDVETLQRLADTLGVELTELLDGAPSADARRAALRRLCIMGAVTLVLAGLWAYLHAVCLRQYQHGDMTPLAAMLITEPLLLCALAWTLLQALCMVTRLRPRRGAPWVHPLVWALFGLWLAFLVVSVALPTAGVMLPRLYGGRAATAALFFLLGALLWLTQPDAGP from the coding sequence ATGCGCGACATTGGAGCCAACATCCGCCGCGCCCGCGTGCGCCGGAAGCTGACGCAGGACGATCTGGCGCAGACCGTGCACACGACGCGGCAGACCATATCGAATTACGAAACCGGCCGCTCTCGCCCGGACGTAGAGACGCTGCAGCGGCTCGCGGACACGCTCGGCGTAGAGCTCACGGAGCTGCTGGACGGGGCGCCGTCCGCCGATGCCCGCCGGGCGGCGCTGCGCAGGCTGTGCATCATGGGGGCCGTCACGCTCGTGCTGGCCGGGCTGTGGGCGTACCTGCACGCGGTCTGCCTCCGGCAGTACCAGCACGGGGACATGACGCCGTTGGCAGCCATGCTCATAACCGAGCCGCTGCTGCTGTGCGCGCTGGCGTGGACACTGCTGCAGGCGCTGTGCATGGTCACGCGCCTGCGGCCGCGGCGCGGCGCGCCCTGGGTGCACCCGCTCGTCTGGGCGCTGTTCGGCCTGTGGCTGGCGTTTCTGGTCGTCAGCGTCGCGCTGCCCACGGCCGGCGTGATGCTGCCGCGCCTTTACGGCGGCCGTGCCGCCACGGCAGCGCTGTTTTTCCTCCTCGGCGCGCTGCTCTGGCTGACGCAGCCGGACGCCGGGCCGTAA
- the recJ gene encoding single-stranded-DNA-specific exonuclease RecJ produces the protein MKYRNWQIPYTAPQPPEALLRAGYSPLLAVLLALRGYADPMQARAFLSGGDQSAFDPMLLQDMDKAVARIRTAIERRENVAVFGDYDVDGITSTCVLTDYLRRQGVPVHPYIPDRIEEGYGLNMDAITNLQRTSDITLIITVDCGITAIDETNYALQRGIDMVITDHHECSGQAIPNAVAVVDPKRPGSQYPNSGLAGVGVAYKLLCALEDGSDRVLREYGDLVAIGTVADVMPLTGENRYLVAQGLAQINARPRPGIRALLHECGAEGRPVTATTIGFTLAPRINAAGRLGKTAVAALLLLTNDDGEADRYAAGLCQLNRERQALEQQIWEEASAIACRYPPRMPLVLASDSWHQGVIGIAASRLSEEFHLPTIMICCDGERGKGSCRSFGGFNLYNALSACSEYLEGFGGHALAAGLTIRRENIDRFRRALGEYYRQNPADDLPELTCDLRVNDPHLLTMPCIESLDALEPCGNGNPKPLLCITGARLVNAVPIGGGRHLRLHFAKGGYNYAGIFFSCTPAQLGVRIGQWVDVAFTPQINEFRGRRSVQLLVTDVRPSDPLPLCRALLKNQCIPAWDTVDLYPLRADFAVAWRWLNAPVAFPLEELPARAPMRPEKFCVCLRVMAEMGLAAVDFDGETLRLRPLPTSGKVDLGASKLLQTLRERRQSLL, from the coding sequence ATGAAATACCGCAACTGGCAAATTCCATACACGGCGCCGCAGCCGCCGGAGGCATTGCTGCGCGCGGGCTACTCGCCGCTGCTGGCGGTGCTGCTGGCCCTGCGCGGGTATGCTGACCCCATGCAGGCGCGCGCCTTTCTCAGCGGCGGCGACCAAAGCGCGTTCGACCCCATGCTCCTGCAGGACATGGACAAGGCCGTCGCACGCATCCGCACTGCCATCGAGCGCAGGGAAAACGTGGCCGTGTTCGGCGACTATGACGTCGACGGCATCACATCCACGTGCGTGCTCACGGACTATCTGCGCCGGCAGGGCGTGCCCGTGCATCCGTACATCCCCGACCGCATCGAAGAGGGCTACGGCCTGAACATGGACGCGATCACAAATCTCCAGCGCACGAGCGACATCACGCTCATCATCACCGTCGACTGCGGCATCACCGCCATCGACGAGACGAACTACGCCCTGCAGCGCGGCATCGACATGGTCATCACCGACCACCACGAGTGCAGCGGGCAGGCGATCCCGAACGCCGTGGCCGTCGTCGACCCGAAGCGCCCCGGCTCGCAGTACCCGAACAGCGGGCTCGCGGGCGTGGGCGTGGCATATAAGCTTTTGTGCGCGCTCGAGGACGGCAGCGACCGGGTGCTGCGCGAATACGGCGACCTCGTCGCCATCGGCACGGTGGCGGACGTGATGCCCCTCACGGGCGAGAACCGCTATCTCGTGGCGCAGGGGCTGGCGCAGATCAACGCCCGCCCCCGGCCGGGCATCCGCGCGCTGCTGCACGAGTGCGGCGCTGAGGGCCGCCCCGTCACGGCCACGACCATCGGCTTCACGCTCGCGCCGCGCATCAACGCGGCCGGCCGACTGGGCAAGACGGCCGTTGCAGCGCTGCTGCTGCTGACGAATGACGACGGCGAGGCCGACCGCTACGCCGCCGGGCTCTGCCAGCTCAACCGCGAGCGGCAGGCGCTCGAGCAGCAGATCTGGGAGGAGGCCTCGGCCATCGCGTGCCGCTACCCGCCGCGGATGCCGCTCGTGCTTGCGAGCGACTCGTGGCACCAAGGCGTGATCGGCATCGCCGCCTCGCGCCTGAGCGAGGAGTTCCACCTGCCGACGATCATGATCTGCTGCGACGGCGAGCGCGGCAAGGGCTCGTGCCGCAGCTTCGGCGGCTTCAACCTGTACAATGCCCTGAGCGCCTGTTCGGAGTATCTCGAGGGCTTCGGCGGCCACGCGCTGGCAGCCGGGCTGACGATCCGGCGCGAGAACATCGACCGCTTCCGCCGCGCGCTCGGCGAGTATTACCGCCAGAACCCGGCCGACGACCTGCCGGAGCTCACGTGCGACCTGCGCGTGAACGATCCGCACCTGCTGACCATGCCGTGCATCGAGTCGCTCGACGCGCTCGAGCCGTGCGGCAACGGCAACCCCAAGCCCCTGCTGTGCATCACGGGCGCACGGCTCGTCAACGCCGTGCCCATCGGCGGCGGCCGCCACCTGCGGCTGCATTTTGCCAAGGGCGGGTATAATTATGCCGGCATCTTCTTCTCGTGCACCCCGGCGCAGCTGGGCGTGCGCATCGGCCAGTGGGTGGACGTGGCCTTCACGCCGCAGATCAACGAATTCCGCGGCCGCCGCAGCGTGCAGCTGCTCGTGACCGACGTGCGCCCGAGTGACCCGCTGCCCCTGTGCCGCGCGCTGCTGAAAAATCAGTGCATCCCCGCGTGGGACACGGTGGATCTCTATCCCCTGCGCGCGGACTTCGCCGTGGCGTGGCGGTGGCTGAACGCGCCGGTGGCCTTCCCGCTCGAGGAGCTGCCCGCGCGCGCGCCCATGCGGCCGGAGAAGTTCTGCGTGTGCCTGCGCGTCATGGCCGAGATGGGTCTCGCCGCCGTGGACTTTGACGGCGAAACGCTGCGCCTGCGCCCCCTGCCGACGAGCGGCAAGGTGGACCTTGGCGCGTCGAAGCTGCTGCAGACCCTGCGCGAGCGCCGCCAGAGCCTGCTATGA
- the dtd gene encoding D-aminoacyl-tRNA deacylase, whose product MRAVVTRVTEASVTIDGAEYSRIGRGFLVLLGVHVSDTAAEADHIVDRICGLRVFEDANGKMNVSPADAGAELLIVSQFTLFADCRSRRPGFTAAARPETAVPLYERVIAGCEARGFPVRTGVFGADMKVASVNDGPVTILLDTDHL is encoded by the coding sequence ATGAGAGCCGTCGTCACCCGCGTTACCGAGGCGTCCGTCACGATCGACGGCGCCGAATACAGCCGCATCGGCAGGGGCTTCCTTGTCCTGCTGGGCGTGCACGTGTCCGATACGGCGGCCGAGGCCGACCACATCGTCGACCGCATCTGCGGCCTGCGCGTCTTTGAGGACGCCAATGGCAAAATGAACGTCAGCCCCGCCGACGCCGGGGCAGAGCTGCTCATCGTGAGCCAGTTCACCCTCTTTGCCGACTGCCGCTCCCGCCGCCCCGGCTTCACGGCCGCCGCCCGGCCGGAGACCGCCGTGCCGCTCTACGAGCGCGTGATCGCGGGCTGCGAGGCCCGCGGCTTCCCGGTGCGCACGGGCGTGTTCGGCGCGGACATGAAAGTTGCGTCCGTCAACGACGGCCCTGTCACCATCCTGCTCGATACCGATCATTTATAA